In the genome of Lathyrus oleraceus cultivar Zhongwan6 chromosome 4, CAAS_Psat_ZW6_1.0, whole genome shotgun sequence, the window GGTCAATTAACGTACTATTGTCGGTGTCGCTCTATCTATGGAGGATCACCCATGACCTTATGAAGCTCCCGCAAAGAGAAACCGGGATATGGATTAGAGTTCCCCTTTGAGAGAAGATACCCCTAAGCGGGTTCGTCTTTCAGGAGGTGTTGGTTCTGGGTCGATTACCCCTCTTCTTAGGTTTTCCGCAATTCTTCCTGCACAGATCCCTCGTACTCCCAAGCAAGTTGATGTCGTTATGTCCTAGGAAGACCTGACCTACTTCTAGGGTCTTCTTGGGCGAGCGATATGCAGATTTTATTTAAGGCCACTTACTACACTTATTAGGTGGCTTATTTATTCTCTTTAGTTTTTGTTGGTCGGGGTGAAGTCATGGCTATGGGTAACCCTTCCAAGGAGAGGGACACATGCAAGAGAAAGTGTGAAGCCATGGAACAAAAATGATCTAAATTCTAGAAGAATACGGGTGATCTCCAAGAGAAAAATAGTCGTCTTGAGGTTTTTCAAGAGGAGAAGGAGGACCACAGCTCTCGGCTCTCCTTCCACTTTGGCTGCCCAGAACATTGAGCTGGAGTCTTCCCTTGAAGTAGAGAGGAAGCAACATCCTGAGTCAACCATTGTTGTAATGGAGGCAAATTGTCGCGTTGAGGAGTCTCTTGTTGAGGATCGGAGAGCTCATAAGGGTGAGGTTTCCACTCTGAAGGAGAGGGTTTAGGAGTTTCTTCAGTAAACTTTGAAGAATGTGTACAAAGCTCTCGATCAAGTGTTAGATCAAGCTAAAGTATTCTTCTCGGACATTCCTACCCCTATTGCAGAATTGGATCCCTTCAAGGTTGCTTCAGATGGGGCTTTGGTTGACAACCGGGATGTAGCATCTCAGAGCGAGGAAGCTTGATTTTCTTCTCctttatctttttcttctttctGTAATGTTAGATGGGTTTTCTTGCCTTAACAAAAAATGATAATATTTAAATATACGTTTACATTTATGCTTGGTGCCTTTATTTAGATTTGTGTGCTTAAAATATTTTATTTCTTCCTTTTGAAGGTTCAGTCCACCTTATTCGTTGCTAGTCTCCATGCCTTGGATTGATTAGCAAGATCTTATTGCGTCTGGACTTGCTCCTGGTTCTTGCGGTTTTGAATTTGTTCGCCTTGTGTGTGTTACTAGTGCCTGGTGTGTTCATCGAACTTTGTAGTCCTGACTGGAGTTTCGTTGCCACTAGCTCTGAATGGGAAGATTTAGTTTCGTTCTTCGTCGTCGCTAGCAACCGTCCCCAATCAAAGATAAGGTTCATGTCCCTGCCCCTAGGGTATATCTAGTTTGGGTTGGGCGTCTCCGAGATCCACCACATACGCTCCTGGAGTGGTTAGTTCCTAAGAATGGGTGCTTCATCTACGCTTGAAGTGTGTTCACCAAGTGTGTAATCTTCCACATAATAGCTGTTTATGCCATCCCACAAGGGATTTCAAGACCCTTTGTGGTTGCAATATCTCATAGTTAATTAGCAAATTAATTATTGAAACTACATAAAATCTTTATAAAATATTTATCTCGTCGAGAAATTCACAATGGTAGTATGTTCTTCTTTTCATATGCCTGATGGAACTACTCATCGACCACGAGTTTGGTATGCATGCTTTTGCTCGAGAAGCACTATAAGGTGGTTGGTGTCTTCGTAGTTGCTAGTTGTTCATGATTGTAGAGTCCCTGTCATCTCTTATGAATGTTCGGCTGAGTAGTGCGTCTTTTTTGTTCCTTTACTTTAAGGTAGACTTGGCCTACTCTTAGACTACTGTCGAATGGGGATTAGCTTTCTTAAGAGCCTTTCATTTAAGTCCCTCTCTAGTCAGTGTGGATCGGGCCTGGCTTTTTTATCTGTTGTATTACCTCCAAGTGAATTGGCAAAGCCAGGCGTTTAGCTTGCTATAGCGGCCGAGCAGAGACGTCTTAGATGGTGTTTCCCCTCGAGCTTATCGTAAACCTATGGCACCTTCCTCTTGCCTAATTTTTATCTCCAAGGGTGTGGTCTTCGTTACTCTATCAGAGTAAGTTATCAAACCATCGAATGCCAAAGGATCTTCTTTATCGTGTGTATTCGTATCTAATTGGCGGAGATTAGATTATTCGACTGCGCCACAAAAGTTATCACGGTGAATCCATCATTTATGAGGTATCTTGTGGTTGTTTTTCCAACGGTGGGGATTGTTAGAACAACTAGTAGCTCTGCAATCGAGATTCTTCATATCTTCTAGTCTTTCGAGTATCTTAGTGCACCTCGATCTTTGTTTATTGACTTTGTTTCACTCTGTCATTCAAAAGAGGTATTCTGGTGACGGATCGCCATCGGGTTTCACAATGTCGTGAATCTCAATGACGACAATCAAATACGGCTGAATAGCATCAGAAAACCTAAAAAAATTCACCCAATTAATATGTAGTGTGATTCGCAATGGTAATTACTATAATCAGTGGTACCTCTGCCTTTGGGAATTTGTTTACAAGAATCCTAGTATCATGTGATCTTCACTTATCATTCTGAGATTACTTGTTGTAGGGAGGAAGTACTCCGATAGAGGATTTACGTTGGAATTTGTTATGGTATGGATCTCCTCGATGACGGATAATTAAGGTAAAATGAGATTGAGAGGTTGATTGAAGATCTTCGGTGTGATATTGGAGGTGATTGTCTCTATCTCCAAGTCTTCTTGTAGAGATCTAACTTGGGATCGAAGATGATTTACTCGTGGAATTTCATGGGAATTAGGAGTCAATTCCCATAAATGACATCATTATTCCATCCTAGAACCATAATTAGGTATATGTTGATGGTGAGGAATCTTGAACCGGTTGTATTGGCGTCTGATATGGCGGCACAGGGGTGTACATACAAGGTTAGCACTCCAACATCCAATTCAATTTAAAATTCGAGATGAGTGAAGTAAAAAGTGGAGATTATAAAGTGTACCTTGAATATCGCATGTGATGACTATATACCTTGGGTGATTTTGGAGTAGATCGACATTGGTTGGGCCTTTGGCCGACCTATAATAACTTTCAAAACCACAAATAGGAAGTGAATTCCACCAAATGTCATAATCAACATAAAAAAACTTTCATTGGCTGATTTATCTGGACATGTATTTTCCTATATGAAAATGTAAGATATCTTGAATCCAAAAGGAGTGTATAATGAGTAAATTATTATTCCATTTAATTAAAAGATGTCAAGATACAATTTCAAATTAGAAAATGTATGAATGGTCACCATTGAGTCATTTTTAAGCCAAAGATTGTTTCAGTTCTTCTTGTTAGCATATTCGATAGCAAGCATGATTTCATGAAATCCACCTTGAAAGAATGTGCAAACTCTATTCTTAGTTAAGAAAGCTCACAAGAAACTTCTTAAATTATTTCTAAATATGTCAACACAAGTTAATATTCCAAAATTTCCTCTTGAAGCTTCATATGTGTTACACATAATCTAATTATAACTAGGAAAATATCAATTAACTTGTATGGTTCTAGGTGTGGAATGAGGTCAACATTTGATGTTAAAGCATTTAATAATTGTGAACTCATGAATTAAAGAGTGCATATACCCCCTTAAAATAAGTAGATGTCATATAGACCAATTATTTAACATGAAGAATGTCTATATCAAAGTCAACATTACCATTTTAAACTTGATATCATTTCTTATGTGCCAAATTTTCCAATTCTTAGTTTGGATTATAAAgtccaaaaatattttatttactGAAATATAGTTATTAAAGTTATTTTTTTCAaatgattatatatatatatatatatatatatatatatatatatatatatatatatatatatatatatatatatatatatatatatatatatatataaggcAAGAAAGAGACATGGTGCAAAGAGTGAGAGGAATACAAGAAGCCCCAAGAGTACTCTAAATCCCACACAACactctaaaagaaagaaaaagaaagacaaaCAACTATACAATCCACCACACAAACTACCAAATAGTACACAAACCCTCCAAAAGCAAGATGCTCTAAAAAAGGGGAAGATCTAAGCAAGACAACACCGAAGAAACAAGTGAAGAGAAAGCAAAAAGACCACCAATAAACTGAGAGATAACTGGCTAAACAACACCATTAAAATACCAAGCATAAGAGATGGTCATGCTCCTAGTCTAGAAGAGAGAGATCAAAACCTGGTGAACAAATGTGGACCCATTTCCAAGACAAGCAAATAATTATGGTCATCTAGTGATTAACCAATAAGCTTTTCGTgcaaaaaaataattttattacaCATATTCCAGATAGTCCAGACGACTACATGAAAGATCAAGGCTAGACCTAAAACCACCCTTTCACCTCTACCTAGCCTGAAAAACACTATTAACATATCTAAAACCAACAGTAGAATAGGCATTGGCCTACCAATCCACTTAAAAATCCAATACCAAATAACAAATGTCACGTCGCAAAAGACAAATAGATGATCCATTAACTCAATATGAACCATAAAAATAGCACACCACAACCCGCTACCATCCTGAACAATACCATGCCTACTAAGATTAAGCCTAGTACCCAACCTACCctacaacaacaaccaagagAAGACCATCACTTTGAATGGCGCCAAACTCTTCTGACACCGACCTAACCCCTGAATGACTTGAACCTACCTATTCTTCATATCAACAATAGGGGACAAAAGGAGATTCATCGATAAATTAGAAAGTGTACTAATCTTCCAATATAGTAATAATAAGAACTCCCAAATATCGATCTCAAGGACCGCTTGACAATACAGAGTTCGTGTTTTAAATCAGTTAAACAAAAGACTTAGGGGTTTTAAATTGTTGTTTGAGAATTAGAAAATAAAATAGCAAATAAAAGTAAATAGAGAAGATGAAAAGTTTTAGGTAATATGAGTGAACATGCTAAGAAAGGTGTATGATTGGATTCTTTAACAATTCTGACATGATCGTGCAACAACTTATTTCAAAATATTGATTATCGGTTCTTAGGGTGTTTACTCTTAAGTCCTTAATGAGAAAACATTTAAACATTCAAATTAAATCCTATGTCCATAGTGAATTAAATATTTTAAGCATTACTTTATCAAAAATAATCTGGTTTCCATatggtatccctagtcctaggtgatatccCTAAAGATTAACCGTAAATCATACTTAATTTTTCTAAAAGGGAAAGCATTAAGAACAAATTGAAAGTAAatcaaatataataaaaaatttgTTACAACAAGGTTCAAATTGAAATCATTAATAAATCTGAAttagggacaccccctagcattggggggtaGTTACTCATAATATCAAAGAAAAACAGAATACAATATGTAGAGATTACAGATAATTAGATGAAATTAAGTATTTAATCACTTAGGGTTCATGAAAATCTTGATCATTCGCAAAAATTTGAGTTCTCCAGCCTTTAAAACGTGTTCTTGCAATGAAAAATCATCCAACCCTTGGAAATTTGTGTTCCCTGACTAAATAGGGAAATTCTGGGCTTTTTCTAATTTGGGTCATGTTATACGCGTATTTCCCTCTCTAATACGCGTATGACCTTTTTTTTCATTACATCATATGTGTATGGCCCAGGGTAAGGCATATGGCCTGCTTGAACCCGTACGCGTAAGGGTTTATTCTTGACATGGTGGTCAGGGTTGATAGCCCTCATACACGTATGGACCAcctgatacgcgtatgggcaaGGAACTAATTTTTATACCTTCTCTGCTCTTACTCATATAGCACATGGTGGAGAGGAGTGGCCATACGTGTATGAGCTCCCTCATACGCGTATAGGCAGAAGATgttcatttttctcttttttccttttactcatatattttttatggatttttcaATGATCATTTTCCTTTTGTCTCTTCAGACCTGTAAAGACAAAAATAACTACCTTAAACGCGTAAAATATCTCATAAACAATAAACCATAGCAAATCAAGACATGACAAAAATTTACTAAAAACATACTTAAACTACTACAAAACCAACAGTAATTCACATGCTTTTGACATTCAAATGATGATTTATATAACACAAGTGGTGAGCGATCAGAGATCATAAACTGACCTAATTGAGAACCCACCAATAGGATCATGGATCAAAACCCAGTCATCCTCAATAACCGCCTCATTAATAGAACTGATCAAAGCTCCAAGAAGTTCTTCTTCCAAAACTAGCAACCTTTGCCTCCATTTAAACTCCTAGACCAAAATGTCACCCTTCCAAGACCCCGTACTTTCCATCTCATGAAAATTCTACTAAGAGATAATAAATAACCTCTCAAAAAGCACACAAAGGCGATCAGTCACAACCCACAAACCATACTAGAATTGGGTCTTTAGCTCATTCCCTACCACCTTCAAGATGGAAGAGGCAAACCAATAAGGAAAATCCGGAGTCTTAGATCCAAGGAGAAAGACATCATTCCACTAGTGGAGACACGCCTGAGACCCCTAGCATGTCCTCATGCAGAGACTCGCGATAGAAGGACCATACATATCCATGATTATATCTTTCCACAACGACGACAGGTCTTCTAAGAGCCTTCATCGCTATTTATTCAAAATGTCCAAATTTAAAAGTCTTAAATCCTTGGCCCTTAATCCTCCCAACTTTTTAACTTTACAAACATCCTCCCACTTTACTAGTGACCTTTATCTCACCTTTAGATTCCCCCAAAGGAATCTTCTTTGCAACCCAACAATCTGAAGATGAGAAAAACATATGAAACGGGTTGAATTGtgttatttttttctttcttttctcaAAATCTCTTATCTGAATCTGGGCACAAAGTCTAAAATCTGATACAGAGTTAAGTGATTGCAATAGATAAAAACTTGTTCAACTTAGAGATGGAAATAAAGAGAGACACGAGAAGATCTATCCTGGTTCCTCCTAGAAACcgagagtagtccagtccccttgcACTTCCAAGAGATTTCACTATAATCACAACTGATTACAATTTGCTCAAGCACAAAAGTAATATACTTCTAATGCTCAAGCACATAGCAAGATACTTCAAATTCTCAAGCACTAAGCAAGAGACATcaaatgctcaagcacacaagccAGAAACTTCTTACAATCTAACTTACAAATAAAAGATTGTTTGTTTCttacacttgatatacaatcaaATGTGTAAACAAAATACAACACAATAAGACTCTGTAAGACTTAAGAGTTTGTAAGATATACAAATGATAAGAAATTCTAAGTTAAACTGTGATTTTTGTTTGATAGAGTATCATCTATTTTATTCCCAATGGTTAGTTGTTCTTTCTTCAAATCTTCAGCTCCTTATACAGAGAGATAGAAAAGAGTCGTTGAAGAGAATAGCTAGCACAAGTGAATCTTGGAGAAGCTTGATCAGAGACGTTAGAATGTTACTTGATATGGTTAATCCTTTTGAAAATATATTTGAAATCCCTTTGCTTCAAGAGGAACTATCTGTTGCATCCCAATTGTCTGTGAAGACTTTTGTTTAAATCTTCACGTGATCAGAAGAAGAAAAATTGCTCTTTGAGTCCAAAAGTGACATATTAGAGTCTTCTCGATACTTGCATTGACTGACCTCAGAGTCTTATAGGGACCTATCAGAGTCTTCTTGATCCTCGCGTTGACTAACTTTAGAGTCTCAGGTTCTGATCCTTCAGAGTTTGAGTCTTCAGAGGTTGATTTTCTTCAAAGTCTGGTCTTTAGAAGTTGACCTTCTTCAGATTCTAAGACTACAAAGTTTGGTTCTGATCCTTCAGATTCTTGATCTTTTAGCTTCTTTTTAAATGTTCATTTTTAGTATTAGAAATCACTTTATATCAAAAATTTTAGACTATGGTTATTCacacttgaacatatgttagtatacctaattgttctttaaatactttgtttTCATCAAAATCTTAAATATATAGAACAgaccaattttgttccaacacGATCTTTTTCCAAACCGACACATGAATCTTTAtaaaagaaagaaagaaaattggAATTGAGTTAAGCATCAAAATTTGGAGGACCATTCAGCCCCAAAGGCTCACAACCCTATTCTTCCAACAAGATAACTGCTTAGTAGCCAACTTCACAAGAGGCTCCCAAGTACCCTTTCACTTTGGTCTTGCACCCATCAGGAGGCCTAAGTACTTAAAAGGGAGTGACCCCACTTTACAATGCAAAAAGCTTTTTGCATACTCCAAAAAGACAACCCCCCCCCCCAACATTAACATTATAGATACAACTCTTAGAAAAAATCACGTTAAGACCTGAGGCCAACTCAAAACTCTTAAGGATTAACTTAATACTCCACACGTTATCTAGTGTTGCTTACCCCTAAACAAATTGTTTCATTGGCATACTTGAGATGAGACACCACTAACCCTGTTGAACCAACTTTGAACCCATAATACACCCCTATAAAAACAGCCATCTAAATAGTAGCGTTGAGACCCTCGACCACGAGAAGAAAAAGAAAGGGAGCTAAAGGATCTCCTTGCTTAATCCCCTTATGGATATTAGTCTCCTCTGTCGTGCAGGAACTCACCAAAACTGACAAACTTTTAGAAAAAAATACATGTTTTCATCTAAGTCATCCATTTCTCATTAAACCTTAATTTCATTAGCATATAGTCCAAAAATGCCAACTAACCAACTCATAAGCCTTCTCAACATCCACTTTAAATATAAAAGCATTCCTTCTTTAAAACCTTGGCTAAATTAATTACCTCATTAAGAGCCACCACCCAATCAAACAACTGACTTTTTCTAATAAAAGTTTATTATTCAAGAGCAATCAACTTACCAATCACCTTAGCCAACCTAACTTCCATAACTTGGGCAACAAGCTTGTATAAAGACCCAAGAAGAGAAATAGGCTTAAACTCTCCAAACTCCAAAGAATTTTCTACCTTAGGAATGAGAGCAACAAAGAAAGACGTGGGTCTCTTAGGAAGAACCTCATTCTTAAAAAATTGATTGAACATTATACATACATCCTCTTTTATTTTTGGAAGAGGTGTGAATCATAAAACCTAAAGAGCTCTCGAAGTTCTTAAGAAGCAAGCAACATGTCCTTCAACCCCCTTTAAAGTCAAATCTACCTGCTTCGCTACAATATCTCGGTGCTCAATTTTATCAAAGCATCAGTTAATGTTAAACTCAGTATTCTCAAACACCTCTTTATTCCACATTTTCAGAACAACTTTGAGATCTTTAAGTTTATCCTTAAGAGAACAAGTTATTCAACTTGCCTTAGAAAGGAAACCTCTAGAAGTCCTCACCACGTATACAAAACTAGCATTACCCGACAAAAAGTTATTAATCATAAATGGATTAGGCCCATATACCTTAGTAGAATACTTAAGCACCCAAGCGCGGTGATTTGATACATCTCTAGAGAGTTCCCAGAAGCAACCTTGCCCCCACCCCTCCTCCCAACTTATCGAAACTAAAACCAAGTCCAACCTACTCATCAACACCCCATTAGAGTAATACCAAGTAAACCTTCTTCCTAGTAACGACACATCCACCAACtccatatcatcaataaaaaCCCTAAAGTCCAGATATTCAACCAACCCAGACTCCTTGGGCTCAATACTAACCTTATTCCTAACCTAAACCAAACGGGTCCACATAATTCTTTTATCATCCAAGGAACACTTAGAGTAAACATTAACCACAAAGCACAACCTAGAATGGGCACCCGACTCTAGCACAGACCAAGATAATCAAGACGAGAGAACAAGAAAAATACTTTACCTGTCATACCGTACCAGATAGAAATATGATTAATATATCTAAAAATAAGGTTAATTAAGTTAAACACATGATTAATTCAATTGATATTAcaaaatattaatttatatagttaaattaattataattttaattataaattaaattaatcaaTTATTTAACTAACTTAATCACATTTTCACACCTAATTAACTAAGGATCGTAATGGTATAAAAAAAAAGAGGACTTTTAGTTCTTCCCCTCAAATTGACAAAAAAGACTTTTACTAACTCCCCCCAAAAGCTACGGTGAGAGTGATTCCAAGAAGCATAGGACTTTTACATCTATATAAAAGCCCCATTTTTCCTAACGAAATCACTCATTAAATTCCCATTACTTTATAATATACATCTCTTCCAAAGTCATTTTCTTCATCCACCCTTCTTCCCACGTttaccaactacaacaacaacaacaaaaaaaaaataaactCCCTTAACAATGGAAACCAACAAGAACATGAATCAAACAACCCCCACAACCATGGAATCCGAGTTCGAAGATTTACTACCAGTGATGGCAGAGAAACTTGATGTAGAAGCCTTTGTATCCGAACTCTGTAACGGTTTTAGGCTTCTAGCAGACCAAGAAACAGGTCTGATAACAAGTGAGAGTCTTAGGAAAAACTCAGCGATGCTTGGTATGGAAGGAATGAGTAAAGAAGATGCAGAAGCTATGGTTCAACAAGGTGATCTTGATGGTGATGGAAACTTGAATGAAACTGAGTTCTGTATATTGATGGTTAGGCTTAGCCCTGAAATTATGCAAGATGCTGAAACTTGGTTGGAGAAAGCTATTGAGGAACAGCTAAGAAATTGAATCTTTGAGATGAGTTTTGTTTTATCCTTCTTGTGATCAATTCAAGTAAAAAAAAATATGTGGGAAATTGTGTAACTCATGTTTGTTCTAAAGGATGTTTTTCCTGCATTTTTTAGCTCATTATGTAAATACTATTATTTTCTAGTTTAATAATCTTTATCAAACACTTATATAAATGGATACATATAAACATCTATAGTATAAATGTTTATGTATTAAA includes:
- the LOC127076107 gene encoding calcium-binding protein KIC, which translates into the protein METNKNMNQTTPTTMESEFEDLLPVMAEKLDVEAFVSELCNGFRLLADQETGLITSESLRKNSAMLGMEGMSKEDAEAMVQQGDLDGDGNLNETEFCILMVRLSPEIMQDAETWLEKAIEEQLRN